The Vulpes vulpes isolate BD-2025 chromosome 8, VulVul3, whole genome shotgun sequence genome has a window encoding:
- the ZNF385A gene encoding zinc finger protein 385A isoform X3: protein MDPVQKAVLSHTFGGPLLKTKRPVISCNVCQIRFNSQSQAEAHYKGNRHARRVKGIEAAKTRGREPGVREPGDPAPPGGTPPNGDAAAARPVSMENGLGPAPGSPEKQPGSPSPPSIPETGQGTTKGEGGTPAPAALPGGSKEEEEKAKRLLYCALCKVAVNSLSQLEAHNKGTKHKTILEARSGLGPIKAYPRLGPPTPGEPEAPAQDRTFHCEICNVKVNSEVQLKQHISSRRHRDGVAGKPNPLLSRHKKPRGAAELAGALTFSKELPKSLAGGLLPSPLAVAAVMAAAAGSPLSLRPAPAAPLLQGPPITHPLLHPAPGPIRTAHGPILFSPY, encoded by the exons ATGGACCCTGTGCAGAAGGCCGTCCTGTCCCACACTTTCGGGGGGCCCCTGCTCAAGACCAAGCGGCCCGTCATCTCCTGCAACGTCTGTCAGATCCGCTTCAATTCCCAG agccaggctgaggcccaCTACAAGGGCAATCGCCACGCCCGAAGAGTCAAAGGCATCGAGGCTGCCAAGACGCGAGGCAGGGAGCCCGGCGTCCGGGAACCCGGAGACCCAGCTCCCCCGGGCGGCACCCCCCCAAACGGGGATGCTGCAGCGGCCCGTCCAG TTTCCATGGAGAATGGACTGGGTCCAGCCCCGGGATCCCCAGAGAAACAGCCTGgctccccatctcctcccagcATTCCGGAGACTGGTCAGGGTACAACCAAGGGTGAAGGCGGGACTCCAGCCCCAGCTGCCCTGCCGGGGGGCAgcaaagaagaagaggaaaaggccAAGCGGCTGCTCTACTGTGCTCTGTGCAAAGTGGCAGTGAACTCCCTGTCCCAGCTTGAGGCTCACAACAAAG GTACTAAGCACAAGACCATTCTGGAGGCCCGAAGTGGGCTGGGCCCCATCAAAGCTTACCCTCGCCTGGGGCCGCCCACTCCCGGGGAACCAGAGGCCCCTGCCCAGGACCGAACCTTCCACTGTGAGATCTGCAATGTCAAGGTCAACTCGGAGGTCCAGCTGAAACAG CACATTTCCAGCCGGCGGCACCGAGACGGCGTGGCCGGGAAGCCCAACCCGCTCCTGAGCCGTCACAAGAAGCCTAGGGGCGCCGCGGAGCTGGCG GGCGCGCTGACTTTCTCCAAGGAGCTGCCCAAGTCCCTGGCGGGCGGCCTGCTCCCCAGTCCCCTGGCGGTGGCTGCGGTGATGGCAGCGGCCGCGGGCTCCCCGCTGTCCctgcgccccgccccggccgcgcctCTCCTCCAGGGACCGCCCATCACCCACCCCCTGCTCCACCCGGCCCCCGGGCCCATCCGAACTGCGCACGGACCCATCCTCTTCTCCCCCTACTGA
- the ZNF385A gene encoding zinc finger protein 385A isoform X1, with protein sequence MQPPLDLKQILPFPLEPAPTLGLFSNYSTMDPVQKAVLSHTFGGPLLKTKRPVISCNVCQIRFNSQSQAEAHYKGNRHARRVKGIEAAKTRGREPGVREPGDPAPPGGTPPNGDAAAARPVSMENGLGPAPGSPEKQPGSPSPPSIPETGQGTTKGEGGTPAPAALPGGSKEEEEKAKRLLYCALCKVAVNSLSQLEAHNKGTKHKTILEARSGLGPIKAYPRLGPPTPGEPEAPAQDRTFHCEICNVKVNSEVQLKQHISSRRHRDGVAGKPNPLLSRHKKPRGAAELAGALTFSKELPKSLAGGLLPSPLAVAAVMAAAAGSPLSLRPAPAAPLLQGPPITHPLLHPAPGPIRTAHGPILFSPY encoded by the exons ATGGACCCTGTGCAGAAGGCCGTCCTGTCCCACACTTTCGGGGGGCCCCTGCTCAAGACCAAGCGGCCCGTCATCTCCTGCAACGTCTGTCAGATCCGCTTCAATTCCCAG agccaggctgaggcccaCTACAAGGGCAATCGCCACGCCCGAAGAGTCAAAGGCATCGAGGCTGCCAAGACGCGAGGCAGGGAGCCCGGCGTCCGGGAACCCGGAGACCCAGCTCCCCCGGGCGGCACCCCCCCAAACGGGGATGCTGCAGCGGCCCGTCCAG TTTCCATGGAGAATGGACTGGGTCCAGCCCCGGGATCCCCAGAGAAACAGCCTGgctccccatctcctcccagcATTCCGGAGACTGGTCAGGGTACAACCAAGGGTGAAGGCGGGACTCCAGCCCCAGCTGCCCTGCCGGGGGGCAgcaaagaagaagaggaaaaggccAAGCGGCTGCTCTACTGTGCTCTGTGCAAAGTGGCAGTGAACTCCCTGTCCCAGCTTGAGGCTCACAACAAAG GTACTAAGCACAAGACCATTCTGGAGGCCCGAAGTGGGCTGGGCCCCATCAAAGCTTACCCTCGCCTGGGGCCGCCCACTCCCGGGGAACCAGAGGCCCCTGCCCAGGACCGAACCTTCCACTGTGAGATCTGCAATGTCAAGGTCAACTCGGAGGTCCAGCTGAAACAG CACATTTCCAGCCGGCGGCACCGAGACGGCGTGGCCGGGAAGCCCAACCCGCTCCTGAGCCGTCACAAGAAGCCTAGGGGCGCCGCGGAGCTGGCG GGCGCGCTGACTTTCTCCAAGGAGCTGCCCAAGTCCCTGGCGGGCGGCCTGCTCCCCAGTCCCCTGGCGGTGGCTGCGGTGATGGCAGCGGCCGCGGGCTCCCCGCTGTCCctgcgccccgccccggccgcgcctCTCCTCCAGGGACCGCCCATCACCCACCCCCTGCTCCACCCGGCCCCCGGGCCCATCCGAACTGCGCACGGACCCATCCTCTTCTCCCCCTACTGA
- the GPR84 gene encoding G-protein coupled receptor 84, which produces MWNTSDANFSCYHESVLGYRYAAVVWGVVVAVTGTAGNALTLLALAIQPKLRTRFNLLIANLTVADLLYCTVLQPFSVDTYLHLRWRTGATFCRAFGLLLFASNSVSILTLCLIALARYLLIAHPKLFPRVFSAKGMLLALVSTWVVAVGSFAPLWPVYVLVPVVCTCSFDRIRGRPYTTILMGIYFVLGLSSVGVFYCLIHRQVKRAAQALDRYKQSSVRSNHVAGIEATPGRFQELDSGVASERPSEGTSSEPVSSATAQTLEWAPSELGDQHGGEEAQQRAEKGRPGAPARTRPAQRAPRTQDSPSEFGKVTRMCFAVFLCFSLSYIPFLLLNILDAKAEAPRVAHMLAANLTWLNGCINPLLYAAMNRHFRQAYASLLRRGPRSFRRFH; this is translated from the coding sequence ATGTGGAACACCTCCGATGCCAACTTCTCCTGCTACCATGAGTCCGTTCTGGGCTACCGTTACGCTGCAGTTGTGTGGGGGGTGGTGGTCGCTGTCACAGGCACCGCGGGCAACGCGCTCACCCTGCTGGCCTTGGCCATCCAGCCCAAGCTCCGCACGCGCTTCAACCTGCTCATCGCCAACCTCACGGTGGCCGACCTGCTCTACTGCACCGTCCTGCAGCCCTTCTCTGTGGACACCTACCTCCACCTGCGCTGGCGCACTGGCGCCACCTTCTGCAGGGCCTTCGGGCTCCTCCTCTTTGCATCCAACTCTGTGTCcatcctcaccctctgcctcatCGCCCTGGCCCGCTACCTCCTTATTGCCCACCCTAAGCTCTTTCCCCGGGTCTTCAGTGCCAAGGGCATGCTGCTGGCCCTGGTGAGCACTTGGGTGGTGGCCGTAGGCAGCTTTGCCCCTCTCTGGCCCGTCTATGTCTTGGTGCCCGTGGTCTGCACCTGCAGCTTTGACCGCATCCGAGGCCGGCCCTACACCACCATCCTCATGGGCATCTACTTCGTGCTGGGTCTCAGCAGCGTTGGCGTCTTCTATTGCCTCATCCACCGCCAGGTGAAGCGAGCAGCCCAGGCGCTGGATCGGTACAAGCAGTCAAGCGTCCGCTCCAACCATGTGGCTGGGATAGAGGCGACCCCCGGCCGTTTCCAGGAGCTGGACAGCGGGGTGGCGTCAGAGAGGCCCAGCGAGGGCACTTCGTCCGAGCCAGTCAGCTCTGCCACGGCCCAGACCCTGGAATGGGCCCCTTCAGAGCTGGGGGACCAGCACGGCGGGGAGGAAGCTcagcagagggcagagaagggCCGGCCAGGAGCACCCGCCAGGACCAGGCCAGCCCAAAGAGCCCCGAGAACGCAGGACTCCCCATCGGAGTTCGGGAAAGTGACTCGGATGTGTTTTGCtgtgttcctctgcttctccctgagctACATCCCCTTCTTGCTGCTCAACATCCTGGATGCCAAGGCCGAGGCTCCTCGGGTTGCCCACATGCTCGCTGCCAACCTCACCTGGCTCAACGGTTGCATCAACCCCCTGCTCTACGCGGCCATGAACCGGCACTTCCGCCAAGCCTACGCCTCCCTCCTGAGACGAGGGCCCCGGAGTTTCCGCAGGTTCCACTAG